The Bradyrhizobium diazoefficiens genome contains the following window.
GGTTCACCGGCCGATAATCCGGCTCCACCGCCATGCGCTTGACCACGCTCTCATGCACATGCGCGCCTTCGGGAATCAGGCGCGGTTCGCCATCGGGGATGTAGAAGCCGAAAAACACCGTCCGCTCCGGCCATTCCTTGTAGCTCGCGCGCTTCGGCAAAAATTCCAGCACGCGCCAGGCCGCGCTCATCGAATTGTGCAGCACGCCCGCCTTGCCGGTAAAAGCCGGCGGGACGTAGCTGAATGGGCTCCCCTTGCGCTGAACGCCCCAGGCGAGCTGGTTCACGGTGCTTGGGTTGAACTTCAGCCCGGCCTTGGTCGCCTCGTCGATCATCCACAGCAGCGGATATTTCGAGTCCGCACTCTCGGTCTCCGGATAGCCGCCGCCGACGTCGCAATGCACGCCGGCGAACCACACCTGAAGGATGTCCTGCGGCTCCTTCTTCTCGTCGGGCACGTAGCGGTTGCGCCAGTAGTCCTGCGGCTCCTCGTACGCTTTCAGGCGGAACATGCAGCGCCGCTCGTCGATCGCGATCGCCTGGCGAAAAATGTTCACGCTCGGATTGCGCAGCGTGAAGGCGAGTTCCTCCAGGCTGAAGACGAGGAAGAAGACGTCGCGCCGCGGCACGATCACGCTCGCCACCGTGTCCCACACGCCGATGAAATGGATGGTCGGCCAGCGCGTCGAGGTGATGCGCGCAAATTGCGCGGCGAGATCGAATGCGTCCTTCGGCAGCGGCCCCT
Protein-coding sequences here:
- a CDS encoding DUF2235 domain-containing protein, translating into MEHDGQHEHKSEPKNLVVCCDGTGNEISENISNVLKLYRCLRKTDKTHPRQMVFYDPGVGTVTEPSTWNRWKSDIKLVLGLATGYGLDDNVLAAYCFLVAHYAPGDRIYLFGFSRGAYTVRVLAGLIHKIGLISPEQANLAGSGLVAYKQYSGLGRGNDIEDLKDVVVDDQGPLPKDAFDLAAQFARITSTRWPTIHFIGVWDTVASVIVPRRDVFFLVFSLEELAFTLRNPSVNIFRQAIAIDERRCMFRLKAYEEPQDYWRNRYVPDEKKEPQDILQVWFAGVHCDVGGGYPETESADSKYPLLWMIDEATKAGLKFNPSTVNQLAWGVQRKGSPFSYVPPAFTGKAGVLHNSMSAAWRVLEFLPKRASYKEWPERTVFFGFYIPDGEPRLIPEGAHVHESVVKRMAVEPDYRPVNLPKAYVTVAMPVAPGVGAETEVGEIVAG